From Coccinella septempunctata chromosome 4, icCocSept1.1, whole genome shotgun sequence, a single genomic window includes:
- the LOC123311143 gene encoding partner of xrn-2 protein 1-like, which produces MTQTYPTNWDVDKYKDDTEPEQHWELRKEFMEVHKGKFSEDYLVALARTFANVEFMGCVYPAAVMIRISELSKDVAHKYREIKKTKLQRTFVTASSAAESKAKRKSDPGPTRRN; this is translated from the exons ATGACTCAAACTTATCCTACAAATTGGGATGTTGACAAATATAAGGACGACACCGAGCCTGAACAACACTGGGAATTGAGAAAGGAATTCATGGAGGTTCATAAAGGGAAATTCTCTGAAGATTATTTAGTAGCCTTAGCTAGAACATTTGCAAATGTTGAGTTTATGGGATGTGT TTATCCTGCAGCTGTAATGATCAGAATCTCTGAATTGTCCAAAGATGTTGCTCATAAATATCGTGAAATCAAGAAAACAAAATTGCAAAGAACTTTTGTGACAGCTTCCAGTGCTGCAGAAAGTAAAGCAA AGAGGAAAAGTGATCCAGGGCCCaccagaagaaattga
- the LOC123311029 gene encoding organic cation transporter protein: MDLDDMLEEIGEFGRFQITIYGLVCLPVLFAAANSLSYVFTAGVPNYRCYIPECEDLHSTSYDTPWMKWAIPPDTNANQDSFKPSTCIRYVPKSTTPSNATCSASIFTNSTEKCSEWIFSSDERTIVNDWKITCIENQWKLSLVGSCHFAGIIVGSALFGVLADRFGRKLVFIFCIMLMGISGMAQTICPEYVTFDIMIFVNAMGTAGVYPLAFIIGVEMVGKRRRELTGIVLNYFYAIGEALVALISWLTRDWVMLQLIISAPALLFFVYYWMIPESVRWLLANQKRRKAKHIICKVAKKNKVILSDLVLDTFKEESSLTGIEDDTRIIPVVKEMIESNKLIIRFAIIYFIWAVNAFVYYGLSVNSTSMSGDKYLNFALVSLIEIPGYTLAWVSIRHCGRRFSLVGSLLLCGLTCGLTIWIPPDLAWASMSLFLLGKLGITSAFGIAYVYTAELLPTAVRSGGVGSASTVARVGALLAPFVPLLGIYMKSLPSILFASVAITAGFLALKLPETLGRKLPETAKEATII, encoded by the exons ATGGACTTGGATGATATGCTGGAAGAAATAGGGGAGTTCGGCAGATTTCAAATAACGATTTATGGATTGGTGTGTTTGCCAGTCTTATTTGCTGCTGCTAATAGTTTGAGCTATGTGTTCACGGCTGGCGTGCCTAATTACAG GTGTTACATACCAGAATGCGAAGATCTGCATAGTACATCTTATGACACTCCATGGATGAAATGGGCCATACCTCCTGACACCAATGCAAACCAAGATAGTTTTAAACCTAGTACCTGTATCAGGTACGTACCTAAAAGTACTACGCCATCCAATGCGACCTGCTCTGCTTCTATCTTCACAAATTCAACAGAGAAATGTTCAGAATGGATTTTCTCCAGCGATGAACGGACCATAGTGAATGAT TGGAAGATAACTTGCATTGAAAACCAGTGGAAATTGTCCCTTGTTGGCTCTTGTCATTTTGCTGGTATTATTGTTGGATCGGCTCTGTTCGGCGTTTTAGCAGATAG GTTTGGAAGAAAATTAGTATTCATATTTTGTATCATGTTGATGGGGATATCAGGAATGGCTCAAACTATCTGTCCAGAATACGTTACTTTTGATATCATGATTTTCGTTAACGCTATGGGCACAGCTGGAGTGTATCCTCTAGCTTTTATAATAG GGGTTGAAATGGTTGGAAAGAGAAGGAGGGAGCTCACAGGAATCGTCCTCAACTATTTTTATGCTATCGGCGAAGCTTTGGTAGCTTTAATATCTTGGCTCACAAGAGACTGGGTAATGCTCCAACTCATCATATCAGCGCCTGcccttttattttttgtttattattg gaTGATACCTGAGTCGGTGAGGTGGCTCTTGGCCAACCAAAAGCGGAGAAAGGCgaaacacataatttgcaaaGTAgctaaaaaaaataaagttataTTATCAGATCTCGTACTAGACACATTCAAAGAGGAATCTTCCTTGACG GGGATAGAAGATGATACTAGAATAATCCCTGTTGTGAAAGAAATGATTGAATCGAACAAATTGATCATCAGATTCGCGATAATTTATTTCATATG GGCTGTTAACGCATTTGTATACTATGGGCTCTCTGTAAACTCAACCAGCATGAGTGGAGATAAATATTTAAACTTCGCACTAGTGAGTTTGATAGAAATACCAGGTTATACTTTAGCATGGGTCAGCATAAGGCATTGTGGGAGGAGATTTTCTTTGGTTGGTTCACTTCTGCTTTGTGGATTGACTTGCGGCTTGACAATTTGGATACCACCAG atttGGCTTGGGCATCGATGTCACTATTTTTATTAGGGAAATTAGGAATAACAAGTGCTTTTGGTATAGCATATGTATACACTGCTGAATTACTTCCCACAGCTGTCAGAAGTGGAGGAGTTGGCTCAGCTTCAACAGTGGCAAGAGTAGGGGCACTACTTGCACCTTTCGTTCCACTTTTG GGTATCTATATGAAATCTTTACCATCAATTTTATTTGCATCAGTTGCCATAACGGCTGGATTTTTAGCTTTAAAACTACCAGAAACTCTAGGAAGGAAATTACCAGAAACTGCCAAAGAAGCAACAATCATATGA
- the LOC123311141 gene encoding RNA-binding protein 48: MQSGKFITEQEKNLKKETPHHKQQELCVTRPAYRQGRKLTAVKVYTVSSESQHLFVYGVPSINLRSELKSLFNKYGEISTIHVVPQQKVELFTECYHVHYKRIQSARIAKRLVDTKSFYGGVLHVCYAPEYETLEETTTKLQQRKKDVLVRLKKYNAALYEKNTVPIDPNEVLINANKNGSIEPETSRKRKCIEIDVPQIYSEEDPILSLKKKQKKNTEEYIAKYASQCPNMNGGLINRPNISNNRHSKKFVPLPLRYKVDSEAKVYGPQLPKCLIDSNKSIIQGSEVCTQKISESKPGGSKDNDRNCNQYNIRKISKNVEKRIIFRNKIQNKIS, encoded by the exons ATGCAAAGCGGTAAATTCATCACTGAACaagagaaaaatttaaaaaaagagaCTCCACATCACAAACAACAGGAACTATGTGTGACAAGACCAGCTTATCGTCAAGGAAGAAAACTAACTGCTGTCAAg GTTTATACCGTATCTTCAGAATCTCAACATTTGTTTGTATATGGAGTTCCGTCGATAAATCTTCGCTCTGAATTGAAATCTTTGTTTAATAAATATGGAGAAATTTCTACTATTCATGTGGTACCACAACAAAAAGTTGAATTATTCACTGAATGCTATCATGTTCATTATAAACGAATACAATCTGCCCGAATAGCTAAAAGATTAGTTGATACTAAATCATTTTACGGTGGAGTCTTACATGTATGTTATGCTCCAGAATATGAAACACTAGAAGAAACTACCACAAAACTGCAACAACGTAAAAAAGATGTTCTTGTTAGACTGAAAAAATACAATGCTGCATTGTATGAGAAAAATACAGTTCCTATTGATCCAAATGAAGTTCTCATCAATGCAAATAAAAATGGAAGTATCGAACCTGAAACATCTCGCAAGAGAAAATGTATAGAAATTGATGTACCACAAATTTACAGTGAGGAAGATCCTATTTTATCCCTCAAGaagaaacaaaagaaaaatactGAAGAGTACATTGCAAAATATGCTTCacaatgtccaaatatgaatGGTGGACTTATCAACAGAccaaatatttcaaataatagacactcaaaaaaatttgtacccTTGCCATTAAGGTATAAGGTTGATTCTGAAGCTAAGGTATATGGTCCTCAATTACCAAAGTGTTTAATAGATTCAAATAAAAGTATAATACAAGGCAGTGAAGTGTGTactcagaaaatatctgaaagTAAGCCAGGAGGTTCAAAAGATAATGATCGAAATTGTAACCAGTACAATATAAGGAAAATTTCAAAGAATGTGGAAAAGAGAATTATTTTCCGAAATAAAATACAGAATAAGATAAGTTGA
- the LOC123311140 gene encoding tyrosine--tRNA ligase, cytoplasmic produces the protein MVNAVALSADEKYHLISRNLQEVLGEDKIKSILKERDLKIYWGTATTGKPHVAYFVPMSKIADFLRAGAEVTILFADLHAYLDNMKATWELLEPRVQYYEQSIKAMLSSIGVPLDKLKFVKGTNYQLSKEYTLDVYRLSSLITEHDAKKAGAEVVKQVDHPLLSGLLYPGLQALDEEYLKVDAQFGGIDQRKIFTFAEKYLPQLGYQKRAHLMNPMVPGLTGGKMSSSEEDSKIDLLDSAANVKKKLKKAFCEPGNIENNGCLSFVKHVIFPLLKPSEKFILPRHADHGGDLAFDKFEDLQQAFAKEEVHPGDLKSAMEIYLNRLLDPIRKTFEDKKLKELTARAYPVPGKQKGSNQQQNQANDELVPSRLDIRVGKIVEVSRHPDADALYVEKIDLGEAAPRTIVSGLVNFIPIEEMKDRMVVVLCNLKPAKMRGVESQGMVLCASVDDPKQVETLIPPEDAIPGEKVYVENYESGNPDEVLNPKKKVWEKLQVDLKTNSECIAQWQGNNLLTKSGGKIKSKSMAAAPIK, from the exons ATGGTTAATGCAGTCGCCCTTTCTGCAGATGAGAAATATCATCTCATCTCCAGAAATTTGCAAGAAGTACTAGGAGAAGATAAAATAAAGAGTATATTGAAAGAACGAGACTTGAAAATTTATTGGGGTACCGCTACAACTGGAAAACCCCATGTTGCATACTTCGTTCCTATGTCCAAAATAGCAGATTTTTTAAGGGCAGGTGCAGAAGTAACAATTTTATTCGCCGATCTTCATGCTTATTTGGATAATATGAAAGCGACTTGGGAACTTTTGGAGCCTAGAGTTCAATATTATGAACAAAGCATCAAGGCTATGTTGAGTTCGATAGGTGTACCATTAgataaattgaaatttgttaAAGGCACGAATTATCAGTTGTCCAAGGAATACACATTAGATGTTTATCGATTATCTTCATTAATAACTGAGCATGATGCTAAGAAAGCTGGTGCTGAAGTTGTTAAACAAGTTGATCATCCTCTTCTTAGTGGACTGCTTTATCCAG GTTTGCAAGCTTTAGATGAGGAATACTTGAAAGTAGATGCACAGTTTGGGGGAATTGATCAAAGGAAAATATTCACATTTGCAGAAAAATATTTGCCACAATTAGGTTACCAGAAGAGAGCTCATCTGATGAACCCAATGG TTCCTGGATTAACTGGAGGAAAAATGTCTTCTTCTGAAGAAGATAGTAAAATTGACCTTCTAGATTCTGCtgcaaatgtaaagaaaaagttgaagaaaGCTTTCTGTGAGCCTGGGAATATCGAAAATAATGGCTGCCTCTCTTTTGTTAAACATGTTATATTTCCTCTCCTTAAGCCAAGTGAAAAGTTCATTTTACCTAGACATGCAGATCATGGAGGAGACCTTGCATTTGATAAGTTTGAAGATCTGCAGCAGGCATTTGCCAAAGAAGAAGTTCATCCTGGTGATTTAAAAAGTGCAATGGAAATTTACCTCAATAGACTATTGGACCCTATCAGAAAAACATTTGAAGACAAGAAGCTGAAGGAATTGACTGCAAGAGCATATCCAGTTCCTGGCAAACAAA AAGGATCAAATCAACAGCAAAATCAAGCTAATGATGAACTTGTACCAAGCCGATTAGATATTAGGGTGGGGAAAATTGTTGAAGTTTCCAGACATCCTGATGCAGATGCCCTATATGTAGAGAAGATTGATTTAGGTGAAGCAGCTCCTCGAACAATTGTTAGTGGTCTTGTGAATTTTATTCCCATCGAAGAGATGAAAGACAGAATGGTAGTTGTGTTATGTAATTTGAAACCAGCAAAAATGAGGGGTGTTGAATCCCAGGGAATGGTGCTTTGTGCTTCAGT GGATGATCCCAAACAGGTAGAAACTTTGATTCCACCAGAAGATGCTATACCAGGTGAAAAGGTTTATGTTGAGAACTACGAATCAGGAAACCCTGATGAAGTGCTGAACCCCAAGAAGAAAGTGTGGGAAAAATTACAAGTTGATTTAAAAACCAATTCTGAGTGCATTGCACAGTGGCAAGGAAATAATTTATTAACAAAGTCAGGTGGAAAAATTAAAAGTAAATCAATGGCTGCTGCTCCAATAAAATAA
- the LOC123311142 gene encoding uncharacterized protein LOC123311142 isoform X2 → MESRGETSELQQLVSSDVDGEYDDSITQDEGLSESKVVSPVRSNKISSSGNTSRSSINRSTGRNINTKIHYVNERKTNRDNIKNNNTARPRHPHKVPDVRHMEKALLDLLSDFNSGKLRAFGSGCTMAQMTDIREQQEKLAKLHFDLSGTPDPSLSNSSIARSQNAMSELIQRLEQLSVSIEGLHTNSKT, encoded by the exons ATGGAATCAAGGGGTGAAACTTCAGAACTGCAACAATTGGTTTCAAGTGATGTGGATGGAGAGTATGACGATAGCATAACACAAGACGAAGGACTCAGTGAAAGTAAAGTGGTATCACCAGTTCGCAGTAATAAG ATTTCTTCATCAGGTAATACTAGTCGTAGTTCGATCAACAGGTCCACTGGAAGGAATATTAACACCAAGATACATTAtgtaaatgaaagaaaaactaatCGTGATAATATTAAGAATAATAACACAGCAAGACCTAGACATCCCCATAAAG TGCCGGATGTCAGGCATATGGAGAAAGCCTTATTGGATTTATTGAGCGACTTTAATTCTGGAAAGCTCAGAGCATTTGGAAGTGGCTGTACAATGGCACAAATGACAGATATAAGAGAACAGCAAGAGAAACTtgccaaacttcattttgatttgAGTGGAACACCAGATCCTTCTTTAAGCAACAGTAGTATAGCTAGGTCTCAGAATGCGATGAGTGAACTGATCCAAAGATTGGAGCAACTGAGTGTATCTATAGAGGGACTGCACACTAACAGCAAAACTTAA
- the LOC123311142 gene encoding coiled-coil domain-containing protein 28A isoform X1 — MESRGETSELQQLVSSDVDGEYDDSITQDEGLSESKVVSPVRSNKISSSGNTSRSSINRSTGRNINTKIHYVNERKTNRDNIKNNNTARPRHPHKDNTVKHHCFISEVPDVRHMEKALLDLLSDFNSGKLRAFGSGCTMAQMTDIREQQEKLAKLHFDLSGTPDPSLSNSSIARSQNAMSELIQRLEQLSVSIEGLHTNSKT, encoded by the exons ATGGAATCAAGGGGTGAAACTTCAGAACTGCAACAATTGGTTTCAAGTGATGTGGATGGAGAGTATGACGATAGCATAACACAAGACGAAGGACTCAGTGAAAGTAAAGTGGTATCACCAGTTCGCAGTAATAAG ATTTCTTCATCAGGTAATACTAGTCGTAGTTCGATCAACAGGTCCACTGGAAGGAATATTAACACCAAGATACATTAtgtaaatgaaagaaaaactaatCGTGATAATATTAAGAATAATAACACAGCAAGACCTAGACATCCCCATAAAG ATAATACAGTGAAACATCATTGTTTTATCTCTGAAGTGCCGGATGTCAGGCATATGGAGAAAGCCTTATTGGATTTATTGAGCGACTTTAATTCTGGAAAGCTCAGAGCATTTGGAAGTGGCTGTACAATGGCACAAATGACAGATATAAGAGAACAGCAAGAGAAACTtgccaaacttcattttgatttgAGTGGAACACCAGATCCTTCTTTAAGCAACAGTAGTATAGCTAGGTCTCAGAATGCGATGAGTGAACTGATCCAAAGATTGGAGCAACTGAGTGTATCTATAGAGGGACTGCACACTAACAGCAAAACTTAA